The following coding sequences lie in one Eremothecium sinecaudum strain ATCC 58844 chromosome IV, complete sequence genomic window:
- a CDS encoding HDL140Cp (Syntenic homolog of Ashbya gossypii AEL069C-A; Syntenic homolog of Saccharomyces cerevisiae YEL025C), with protein MSLNTNDSSTLDYTFCKIPNEDYGSLILSSPDDQLSSSRFIVSSPNAMYITTLTDKTINLRQLENCPLGFKKVSIINGSIIATKSQLAYIIRLDESPNVVQLPALKLKRSISLFGSPKAQFIDSAYSSNIWGPYSSKIPFADLFRYTEELYDFHFDGKVAFSLIKHGKMYCIEKLFLDISINDRRKVVLLDDTVNHRPLSSPLNSLHDFFIVITSRNTYIVSKKTMQLQRFPNPSYIKKAIENKSKLYVFGPQEDCNSYTIRICTEFGTVFEAVFGSKLPKKLIWRKIDIRLCEPKLGNIIEIWCLSLQLYVLSTRGALVIRDVSSNTDKILEIPNQKATCHSTQVLSLRKTESGTPIIDSSISYGLIQYGVQAAYIDVIAEACVLIKKRNYGKVPRMSTQIYYTSKGLYICDGYSIASDGKVLAPFEHSIVMYEGKVYSKEDVCAHNPVICFDGNSKKHIIVRFNRHIYCFSENEPNKHQIDIPTSLETSERVLLAAFEIGDKLYISTFNRAVITRYILKKNVDTDIYELETSACHKNISEYITSIQMNQNEIFGISATCIYRYKFNIDKIHDGQQFLINSNTGLKACTIDSNSRLIVYDENLLYQLCDDHVVTGSLPFRTKNIIAKDGGAILVLGYDGRVLEMEINTTKVNQRHIEKEVKITRIVLAATPNTLIINSKKLKTVAVETVTLFDYINMKPITHLDFSVGESILSMTQCPKHLDRQYCIIITATKDRQNIHILSYFDKSLQLCDSLSIDWIASGTLFYQNYVFVYGEQLIVCRIVNSGGNWKFHISSLKNIALASKLVVTGVIHEGTLILFDAFAGMEAFLIIEDPTGVISLEPKPLYSQYPKVHNEMILHTASRTITADMLFQTNIGPSSISNRMINLDTLSLLDLTSMITFTALTDSKNNLFVYQFSSQSIKLGKQLCALNLGKPIIQILPGPSHKQDDYIPLFTVLLSDGSIYIIFAGRLSPSTKIMTEYNCVNILSSPDVVHIIPAPRTKTRISSNQKLSLQLHNLDTAGNFIPAMQINLQQS; from the coding sequence ATGTCACTAAATACCAATGATTCATCCACATTGGATTATACTTTTTGCAAAATTCCAAATGAAGACTATGGTTCACTAATATTATCGTCTCCAGACGATCAGCTCAGTTCAAGTCGTTTCATTGTGTCAAGCCCAAATGCCATGTATATTACGACGTTAACCGATAAAACTATCAATTTAAGGCAGCTTGAAAATTGTCCACTAGGATTTAAGAAGGTCAGTATAATCAATGGTAGCATTATTGCTACAAAGAGTCAATTGGCATATATTATTAGACTTGATGAATCACCCAACGTTGTACAATTGCCTGCATTGAAGCTTAAGCGCAGTATTAGCCTTTTTGGTAGTCCAAAGGCGCAATTTATAGATTCTGCATACAGTTCTAATATATGGGGACCATACTCCTCTAAAATACCCTTTGCTGATTTATTTCGCTATACTGAAGAGTTGTACGATTTTCATTTCGATGGCAAAGTCGCATTTTCGTTGATAAAGCACGGTAAGATGTATTGCATAGAAAAATTATTCCTAGATATTTCTATAAATGACAGGAGAAAAGTAGTTTTACTTGATGATACAGTGAACCATCGCCCCCTAAGCTCGCCGTTAAATTCTTTACATGATTTCTTTATTGTTATTACTTCTAGGAATACCTATATTGTTTCCAAAAAGACAATGCAGCTGCAAAGATTCCCAAATCCTTCATATATTAAGAAAGCCATAGAAAATAAATCCAAGTTATATGTTTTTGGCCCTCAAGAGGATTGCAACTCATACACTATTCGCATTTGCACAGAATTTGGTACTGTTTTTGAAGCTGTATTTGGCTCTAAATTACCTAAGAAACTTATATGGAGGAAAATCGACATCAGACTATGCGAGCCTAAACTAGGAAATATAATCGAAATTTGGTGTCTATCTTTACAATTGTATGTTCTTTCAACAAGAGGAGCTCTGGTAATCAGAGATGTTAGCTCTAATACAGACAAAATACTTGAAATTCCGAATCAAAAGGCTACCTGTCATTCTACCCAAGTATTGAGTTTGAGAAAGACAGAATCAGGAACTCCGATCATTGATAGCAGTATTTCATATGGACTAATACAATATGGTGTTCAAGCGGCATACATTGACGTCATTGCTGAAGCCTGCGTCCTTATAAAGAAGAGAAATTACGGAAAAGTACCTCGAATGTCAACCCAGATATATTACACATCTAAAGGGCTCTATATTTGCGACGGCTATTCGATAGCTTCTGATGGTAAAGTTTTAGCCCCATTTGAGCACTCAATTGTGATGTACGAAGGCAAAGTTTATTCAAAAGAAGACGTTTGTGCACATAACCCTGTTATTTGCTTTGATGGAAATTCTAAAAAGCATATAATAGTACGTTTCAACAGGCATATATACTGCTTCTCGGAAAATGAACCCAATAAGCATCAAATTGATATCCCAACGTCTCTAGAGACCAGTGAAAGGGTATTGTTAGCTGCATTCGAGATTGGTGACAAATTATATATTTCAACGTTCAACCGTGCAGTTATCACGagatatatattaaaaaagAATGTGGATACGGATATCTATGAACTTGAAACCTCTGCATGCCATAAAAATATTTCAGAGTATATCACTTCCATCCAGATGAATCAAAATGAAATATTTGGCATCTCTGCAACCTGCATTTACAGATATAAATTTAACATTGACAAAATTCACGATGGACAGCAGTTCCTAATTAATTCCAACACAGGTTTAAAAGCATGCACCATTGATTCCAACTCTAGACTGATTGTTTATGATGAGAATTTATTGTATCAGTTATGTGATGACCATGTAGTAACAGGCAGTTTACCATTTAGGACAAAAAACATAATTGCAAAAGATGGCGGCGCTATCCTGGTGCTAGGGTATGATGGAAGGGTGCTAGAAATGGAAATTAATACTACCAAGGTCAATCAACGTCATATTGAAAAAGAAGTCAAGATAACCAGAATCGTTTTAGCTGCTACGCCTAACACTTTAATAATTAATTCGAAAAAACTAAAAACAGTGGCGGTGGAAACTGTTACACTATTTGATTATATTAACATGAAGCCTATAACACACCTGGATTTTAGCGTTGGTGAGTCAATTTTATCTATGACACAGTGTCCCAAACATTTAGACAGACAATATTGTATTATAATAACAGCTACTAAAGATCGACAGAATATCCATATATTGTCCTACTTCGATAAATCGCTGCAGCTTTGTGATTCACTCTCCATAGATTGGATCGCAAGTGGTACTTTATTCTACCAGAATTACGTTTTCGTATACGGAGAACAGTTGATTGTATGTCGAATTGTTAACAGTGGAGGTAACTGGAAATTTCATATAAGCAGCCTCAAAAATATTGCTTTAGCAAGCAAGCTTGTTGTTACTGGTGTTATTCATGAAGGAACTTTAATTCTATTTGATGCTTTTGCAGGAATGGAGGCGTTTTTGATCATCGAAGATCCTACAGGAGTAATTTCGCTCGAACCAAAACCTTTATACTCACAATATCCCAAGGTACATAATGAAATGATATTGCATACTGCCTCTCGTACTATAACTGCAGATATGCTGTTCCAGACGAATATTGGACCCTCGTCAATATCAAATCGTATGATCAACTTAGATACACTTTCATTGCTTGATCTGACGTCAATGATCACTTTTACTGCATTAACTGATTCCAAGAACAACTTGTTCGTGTATCAATTTTCATCACAAAGCATTAAGCTAGGTAAGCAGTTATGTGCACTCAATCTAGGGAAGCCCATAATACAGATCTTACCTGGCCCTTCGCACAAACAAGATGACTATATCCCACTATTTACGGTCCTACTTTCAGATGGAtcaatatatattatattCGCAGGTAGATTATCGCCAAGTACAAAGATAATGACCGAATATAATTGCGTAAACATCCTGTCGAGCCCAGACGTAGTCCACATTATCCCTGCTCCGCGAACTAAAACAAGAATAAGCAGCAACCAGAAGCTCTCTTTGCAGCTCCACAATCTGGACACAGCGGGAAACTTCATTCCCGCCATGCAAATAAACTTACAGCAATCTTAA
- the MLO127 gene encoding Mlo127p (Syntenic homolog of Ashbya gossypii AEL069C; Syntenic homolog of Saccharomyces cerevisiae YJR039W), whose amino-acid sequence MAPRLLLTEIRRPEKFILCSIWTEKEVLVVEWDNLSIYKSIELDVKRKYITHKVGISNAWPYFEPVLHAYYVLVLGLDGTLEFLNENLEVVDVFEIDDTIFNPICQFDELRNRFFIVWDLFTIFKFEIDPSSKKFFKNMKRIYSTSDEIVQVGGCWDEETDGEVFRLDLLLRTKYCSTFYFDSIRENKSEELHVEWFPTSKIQEVGSFSQPPKMAVVKDFGTIFVTPKDSFIFSSQSLSMHNVNGKFMKSSVEVGPFPTNNSPSLKVVGIKSATDGQLLKITGMTNCGDYFELKCEYEYNAEKSTVSRTVLNCGTTLLNVGDQIDFFQLFDSNWYAVHSKSAGLYFRSASTAKQDVVPGILKHNSLLHSNISGGLVSDLKSLVFCGGNSKNSGFVEIHRLGFMEDSRIKIQQLSFGSNVKKIWPTADGIYWIDRTNRLFLNEKILEENIDVLIVTSGGDIVRENSQLLSSCAVGEHHYVSVDRMYNVKWSDTGAVLQLPAVTDPTIKPFITYAEDLTIVVSQQTVQIIENRKIVRSFKLRGINSIFSYVLKKYCRQTCQIICDDTGCVHICTLNNRIIAKLQAHSKGLHIINVPASDKVILYRFNTVLLLSLDELSIGSVRFPVAAAAINPDSNDVFLVTSSEGSLYRIQCPTVSEWRLVPIKVSTLLPSLPTKFITLEIEPTFMVGTLITENFDKIRFKSEYHSKIVVVNSISGKIVSSHDFLKEHPNMIVTDIISTNYEAGPHTSAVTNDALFAKRIPYEKCVLASVSYETADEEYENLFLFSIDDSNGVIELQTKYNVDFSVSMLINYYDSTFFAIGEYLQAFKLDYHVKENRFDIQVLSERIELSAVPRNAFLLETPTQGEPITKKRGRHVSSDTIVIESLFKGFQQFEITYNVAKRQCNNSSVSTIDHFSFTLLCINDMDPLFGSTSEFNALKASALSLNTTDSTPLLAVCDTDNTLTILNRNEEEVIVAQIEIPHRVTTIITLKCDYYSKKPCIKTLLDKNVNPLFFINTIYGGCYLVSQALNSLDTLGNSINGITIDEDRDLSVQIGPDIIYPTVFFDSSTNIS is encoded by the coding sequence ATGGCTCCTAGGTTACTCCTAACTGAAATTAGAAGACCAGAAAAGTTTATCTTGTGCTCGATCTGGACCGAAAAGGAGGTATTAGTGGTAGAATGGGATAACTTATCGATATATAAATCAATTGAGTTGGACGTAAAGCGAAAGTACATTACTCATAAAGTTGGGATCTCAAATGCTTGGCCATATTTTGAGCCGGTTTTACATGCTTATTATGTTTTGGTTTTAGGGTTGGATGGAACTTTGGAGTTTTTAAATGAGAATTTGGAAGTTGTTGACGTCTTCGAGATTGATGACACTATATTTAACCCCATTTGTCAATTTGATGAACTAAGGAATCGTTTCTTTATTGTATGGGACTTGTTTACTATCTTTAAATTTGAAATTGATCCGAGTTCGAAGAAGTTCTTTAAAAACATGAAGAGAATCTATAGTACATCTGACGAAATTGTTCAAGTTGGAGGATGTTGGGATGAAGAAACTGATGGTGAGGTTTTCAGACTAGATTTGCTACTCCGCACCAAGTATTGCAGCACGTTTTATTTTGATTCAATACGAGAAAACAAAAGTGAGGAATTGCATGTAGAGTGGTTCCCTACATCAAAAATACAGGAAGTTGGTTCATTTAGTCAACCTCCAAAAATGGCTGTAGTTAAGGATTTTGGAACTATTTTTGTTACACCAAAAGACTCCTTCATATTTTCGAGCCAGTCATTGTCTATGCATAATGTAAATGGGAAATTTATGAAATCATCTGTTGAAGTAGGGCCGTTCCCGACAAATAACTCCCCTAGCCTAAAGGTTGTAGGCATAAAATCTGCTACAGACGGGCAACTACTAAAAATAACCGGAATGACCAATTGTGGCGATTATTTTGAACTTAAATGCGAGTATGAATATAATGCAGAAAAGTCAACGGTATCAAGAACGGTTTTAAATTGTGGTACTACATTATTGAATGTAGGCGATCAAATAGATTTTTTCCAGCTCTTTGACAGTAACTGGTATGCTGTTCATTCAAAATCTGCAGGGCTATACTTTCGTTCCGCTTCAACAGCTAAACAAGATGTCGTTCCAGGCATACTAAAACATAACTCTTTACTTCACTCTAATATTTCGGGCGGATTAGTCTCTGATCTTAAAAGTTTAGTGTTTTGTGGTGGTAACTCCAAGAATAGTGGCTTTGTTGAAATCCATCGATTAGGGTTTATGGAGGACTCAAGAATCAAAATCCAGCAGTTGTCATTTGGTTCAAACGTAAAAAAAATATGGCCGACTGCGGATGGCATATACTGGATAGATCGAACGAATAGGTTATTCTTGAATGAAAAAATCCTTGAAGAGAATATAGATGTATTGATTGTAACTAGCGGTGGTGATATTGTTCGTGAAAACTCTCAGCTTTTATCTTCATGTGCCGTGGGTGAACATCATTACGTCTCCGTTGATCGAATGTATAACGTTAAGTGGAGTGATACAGGAGCAGTTTTACAGCTACCGGCAGTTACAGACCCTACTATAAAACCATTCATTACATACGCTGAGGATTTAACAATTGTAGTCTCTCAACAAACAGTTCAGATTATTGAGAACCGTAAGATTGTTAGAAGTTTTAAATTGCGAGGGATCAATTCAATATTCAGTTATGTTCTAAAAAAGTACTGCAGACAAACATGTCAAATTATCTGCGATGATACGGGATGTGTGCATATCTGCACTCTTAATAATAGGATTATTGCCAAACTACAAGCGCATTCCAAAGGGCTTCATATAATTAACGTCCCTGCGTCCGATAAAGTTATTTTATATCGTTTCAATACCGTTCTCCTACTATCGCTTGATGAATTGAGCATTGGAAGTGTTAGATTTCCagttgctgctgctgcaaTTAACCCTGATTCTAACGACGTCTTTTTAGTTACTAGTTCTGAGGGCAGTCTTTATCGAATTCAATGTCCAACCGTTAGCGAATGGCGGCTGGTTCCTATTAAGGTCTCTACTTTACTACCGTCTTTACCAACTAAGTTCATAACTTTGGAAATAGAACCTACATTCATGGTTGGCACTCTAATAACAGAAAATTTTGATAAAATTAGATTCAAGTCTGAATATCATTCGAAAATCGTTGTGGTTAATAGCATTTCTGGCAAAATTGTTTCTTCTCACGACTTCTTAAAAGAACACCCTAACATGATTGTTACAGATATTATCTCAACTAATTATGAGGCTGGACCTCATACGAGTGCTGTCACGAACGATGCATTATTCGCAAAAAGAATACCCTATGAAAAGTGCGTACTTGCCTCCGTAAGTTATGAAACAGCCGATGAAGAGTATGAGAatcttttccttttctcCATAGACGATTCTAATGGTGTTATTGAACTCCAAACAAAGTACAACGTTGACTTTTCCGTGTCAATGTTAATAAATTATTATGATAGCACCTTTTTTGCAATTGGAGAATACTTACAAGCCTTTAAACTTGATTACCATGTAAAGGAAAATCGGTTTGATATTCAGGTACTGTCGGAAAGAATCGAACTTTCTGCAGTTCCCAGGAATGCATTTCTATTAGAAACTCCTACCCAAGGAGAACCAATAACCAAAAAGCGGGGCCGACATGTAAGCTCTGATACGATAGTAATTGAAAGCTTATTTAAAGGGTTTCAACAGTTTGAAATAACTTATAACGTTGCAAAGAGGCAATGCAATAACTCATCTGTTTCGACCATTGATCATTTTTCCTTTACACTACTGTGCATAAACGATATGGATCCGTTATTTGGAAGTACTTCAGAATTTAACGCCCTTAAGGCCAGTGCATTGTCATTAAATACTACTGATTCGACTCCACTTTTGGCCGTATGTGATACTGATAACACATTGACAATTTTAAATAGaaatgaagaagaagtcaTAGTCGCACAGATTGAGATACCTCACAGAGTGACAACGATAATAACATTAAAATGCGATTATTACAGCAAAAAACCCTGCATTAAGACATTGCTTGACAAAAATGTCAATCCGCTATTTTTCATTAATACCATTTACGGTGGTTGTTATTTGGTAAGTCAGGCTTTAAATAGTTTGGATACCCTTGGTAATAGCATAAACGGCATAACAATTGATGAAGACAGAGATTTGAGTGTCCAGATAGGACCTGATATTATTTATCCAACCGTTTTTTTTGACAGTAGTACAAATATATCATAA
- the HUL4 gene encoding putative E3 ubiquitin-protein ligase HUL4 (Syntenic homolog of Ashbya gossypii AEL068W; Syntenic homolog of Saccharomyces cerevisiae YJR036C (HUL4)), with translation MSIFSKNLNFRERHKIQIISNSVALPQEPYIEFITSSCCCCGTILQHPINICKFRCSVCYVTVVLKGITPNREPTGPFKLDEIKSLIAFCNEHYLELDKSEKHIKKHHVFYPVEEYIASRLMSIFPLNSSFETKNPNKIMNYEEVEEFYRLLMELPTKKPFHTFLLASNELLKRPQVSLASLSSGESKQKRLRAYRWILIILEVPSFKQTLANVEAKCNTPQFRAISYEVLKKVIGYLSCLDIPTAKELVHYLKHLGNEAFVSKIELINMYITFHFTRILHNLGKNLSHAIMSPQIEDFQSSQKLNPALANGTRRINRANMNSFFTGFVKPITSGGAKETLNADFKFKPEEYSDDWHIKTGAKFLLLFYVVNQAVYKCPCSTFYNTMLDFVDYKKDFEIWQKSSTKSIDQDKENNNMSLVANSGPFTICQCPFLFSLGMKISILEYETRRLMEYSAEQAFLKALDRKQVVDVYLKIRIRRNFVTQDSLLGIQAQQKDLKKSLRIEFVNEPGIDAGGLRKEWFLLLTRDLFNPNNGLFVYVAQSRLSWFSITSSMNPELLQGQNNSLELYYLFGLVLGLAIYNSTILDLKFPRALYKKLCGENLSVNDFLELYPETGGNLLKMLEYDGDDFEDLFCLTFETSFSDCLNENVVHYQELCENGRNRPVTQHNKHEFFKLWMDFYLNKSIEASFESFKCGFFHVIEGNTFQLFGSEEVEQLVCGSNEQNLDVDMLRSVTKYQGGFEDTTPVVNWFWEILQEFDYSKQRKLLQFVTGSDRVPATGVTTIPFRISKLKSGADRLPISHTCFNEICLYEYETKEMLREKILIAIEESEGYGFR, from the coding sequence ATGAGTATCTTCAGTAAAAACTTAAACTTTAGAGAACGTCATAAGATTCAAATTATATCAAATAGTGTTGCTCTGCCTCAGGAACCTTATATTGAATTTATTACATCaagttgctgctgctgtgGAACCATACTACAACATCCAATAAACATTTGCAAATTTCGCTGCTCTGTTTGTTATGTCACAGTTGTGTTAAAAGGAATAACTCCAAATCGTGAACCTACCGGGCCGTTTAAATTAGATGAAATAAAGAGTTTGATTGCCTTCTGTAATGAGCATTACTTGGAACTTGATAAATCAGAAAAGCATATTAAAAAGCACCACGTATTCTATCCTGTGGAGGAATACATTGCGTCACGATTGATGAGTATATTCCCACTTAACTCTTCTTTTGAAACAAAGAATCCTAATAAAATTATGAACTATGAAGAAGTCGAGGAATTTTATCGGTTGTTGATGGAGTTACCAACGAAGAAGCCATTTCATACGTTTCTCCTGGCATCTAACGAATTATTAAAGCGACCTCAAGTTTCTTTAGCGTCGCTATCTAGCGGGGAGTCAAAACAAAAACGGTTAAGAGCATATAGATGGATACTTATCATATTAGAGGTCCCAAGTTTCAAACAGACTCTTGCGAATGTTGAAGCCAAATGCAACACACCGCAGTTCCGAGCAATATCGTATGAGGTATTAAAAAAGGTTATTGGTTATTTATCATGTCTCGATATTCCTACTGCTAAAGAATTAGTACATTATTTGAAGCATTTGGGAAATGAAGCGTTTGTATCAAAAATCGAGTTGATAAATATGTATATCACCTTCCACTTTACTAGAATATTGCACAATCTTGGAAAAAACCTCAGTCATGCAATTATGAGCCCTCAGATAGAAGATTTCCAAAGCTCACAGAAGTTGAATCCAGCCCTAGCAAATGGAACAAGAAGGATAAATAGAGCCAATATGAACTCTTTTTTTACTGGCTTCGTTAAACCAATAACGTCTGGAGGCGCAAAAGAAACCTTAAATgcagatttcaaatttaaGCCAGAGGAATATAGCGATGATTGGCACATAAAAACTGGTGCGAAATTCCTTCTATTATTTTATGTGGTTAATCAAGCTGTATACAAATGCCCATGCTCAACATTTTATAATACAATGCTAGATTTTGTTGATTACAAGAAAGACTTTGAAATATGGCAGAAATCTAGTACTAAAAGTATCGATCAGGATAAggaaaataataatatgTCACTCGTTGCAAATAGTGGACCTTTTACTATATGTCAGTGTCCATTTTTGTTCTCTTTAGGAATGAAAATCTCCATATTAGAATATGAGACTCGGAGGCTCATGGAATATAGCGCAGAGCAGGCGTTTCTCAAGGCATTGGATAGAAAGCAAGTTGTAGATGTCTACTTAAAAATCCGCATCAGAAGAAACTTTGTTACACAGGATTCTCTTCTGGGAATTCAAGCACAGCAGAAAGACCTTAAAAAATCACTAAGAATAGAATTTGTAAACGAACCTGGCATAGATGCTGGTGGTTTACGTAAAGAGTGGTTTTTATTATTAACCAGGGATCTATTTAATCCCAACAATGGATTATTTGTATACGTTGCGCAAAGTCGGCTTTCATGGTTTTCAATAACGTCCTCAATGAATCCGGAGCTTTTGCAAGGCCAAAACAATAGTTTGGAGTTGTACTATCTTTTTGGCCTCGTACTAGGTCTTGCAATCTACAATAGTACTATTTTAGACCTAAAGTTTCCTAGGGCATTATACAAGAAGCTTTGTGGGGAAAACCTATCAGTTAACGACTTCCTAGAACTTTATCCTGAAACTGGCGGAAACTTACTTAAAATGCTAGAATACGACGGAGACGATTTCGAAGACTTATTTTGTCTAACTTTTGAGACAAGCTTTTCAGACTGTCTTAATGAAAATGTCGTACATTATCAAGAACTCTGCGAAAACGGTAGAAACCGCCCTGTCACGCAGCACAACAAACACGAATTCTTCAAACTCTGGATGGATTTTTACCTCAACAAATCAATTGAAGCTAGCTTTGAAAGTTTTAAATGTGGGTTTTTTCATGTTATAGAAGGTAACACATTTCAGCTTTTTGGCTCTGAAGAAGTCGAGCAGCTAGTCTGCGGTAGCAATGAACAGAATCTTGACGTCGACATGTTGCGCAGTGTGACAAAATACCAGGGTGGCTTCGAAGACACTACTCCAGTGGTCAATTGGTTCTGGGAAATATTACAGGAATTTGACTACTCTAAGCAGAGgaaacttcttcaatttgtGACAGGCTCAGACCGTGTACCGGCTACAGGCGTTACAACAATCCCATTCCGCATCTCTAAGCTCAAATCCGGCGCAGACCGCTTACCGATCTCACACACTTGCTTTAATGAGATCTGCTTATATGAGTACGAAACAAAGGAAATGCTTAGAGAAAAGATCCTTATTGCAATTGAAGAATCTGAGGGCTACGGTTTTAGATGA
- the RIP1 gene encoding ubiquinol--cytochrome-c reductase catalytic subunit RIP1 (Syntenic homolog of Ashbya gossypii AEL067W; Syntenic homolog of Saccharomyces cerevisiae YEL024W (RIP1)), which translates to MMLGLRNSLKSLKTVSQARLISSSAVAAKSTYRTPDFSDYVKENRNADKGRSYAYFMVGSLGLLSSAGAKSTVETFVSSMSASADILAMAKVEVSLAAIPEGKNVVVKWQGKPVFIRHRTPAEITEANEVSISSLKDAQTDADRVKQPEWLVMLGICTHLGCVPIGEAGDFGGWFCPCHGSHYDISGRIRKGPAPLNLEIPQYEFDGDKLIIG; encoded by the coding sequence aTGATGTTGGGTCTAAGAAATTCTTTGAAGTCTTTGAAAACTGTTTCTCAAGCAAGATTGATTTCTTCCTCCGCTGTTGCTGCTAAATCAACCTATAGAACTCCAGATTTTAGTGATTACGTTAAGGAAAACAGAAATGCTGACAAAGGTCGTTCATATGCTTACTTTATGGTTGGTTCTTTAGGTTTACTATCTTCGGCCGGTGCTAAGTCTACCGTTGAAACTTTTGTTTCATCCATGTCGGCTTCCGCTGATATTTTGGCTATGGCCAAGGTCGAAGTGAGCTTGGCAGCTATTCCAGAGGGTAAGAATGTTGTTGTTAAGTGGCAAGGTAAGCCAGTTTTCATCAGACACAGAACTCCCGCTGAAATTACCGAAGCTAACGAGGTCTCTATATCGTCTTTGAAGGATGCTCAAACTGATGCAGACAGAGTTAAGCAACCAGAATGGTTGGTTATGTTGGGTATCTGTACCCACTTGGGTTGTGTTCCTATTGGTGAAGCTGGTGATTTCGGTGGTTGGTTCTGTCCATGTCACGGTTCCCACTACGATATTTCCGGTAGAATTAGAAAGGGACCAGCACCATTGAACTTAGAAATTCCACAATATGAATTTGACGGTGATAAGTTAATTATTGGTTAA